A DNA window from Paenibacillus sp. HWE-109 contains the following coding sequences:
- a CDS encoding multicopper oxidase family protein: MARRKSVKRLINIGLSLIVVLMIVAALTTYFWQMRLQKPDEVNMANMADMAGMTHMAHMAGMVASDSEEGMVSCAAITTPESSGPTRKFDMTAARTTLKLDNGKTADAWTFNGSSPGPELRVTEGDRVVVTLHNKDIEDGVTIHWHGIAVPCSQDGIAGVTQDAVPPGGQFTYTFIATTPGTYWYHSHQMSSIQASKGLLGALIIEPKQQPESNPSTTEATALYQQLGSNMLVNGSTNGLSVPGKPGEQVRLRLINAGNGTMEFDVDGAPFRVMAMDGHDLNNPGLLNGTIVPVGAGQRYDLLIKVPELGQVVVNSPESSPITIGSGIQPQHSEGGQLFSFVDYGTPLPNDPALHIEPDRRFELRLGQTLFTKSINGKSFHEIPPMTVKKGDHILITVSNEGGGDHPFHIHGHVFRVLSRDGVALQGSPVYLDTLLTKKGEIYELMLEANNPGLWMAHCHDLKHASMGMSMMINYEGITTPYRVGTQSGNLPDL, encoded by the coding sequence TTGGCTAGAAGAAAAAGCGTAAAACGACTGATCAATATCGGACTATCTTTGATCGTGGTTCTTATGATCGTAGCGGCGTTGACTACTTATTTTTGGCAGATGCGGCTTCAGAAGCCGGATGAGGTCAACATGGCGAACATGGCGGATATGGCGGGAATGACGCACATGGCGCATATGGCGGGCATGGTGGCTTCTGATTCCGAAGAAGGCATGGTGTCCTGTGCCGCAATCACGACGCCGGAATCATCGGGTCCAACACGCAAGTTCGATATGACAGCGGCACGGACGACACTGAAGTTGGATAACGGAAAGACGGCCGATGCCTGGACCTTCAACGGCTCGTCCCCGGGTCCCGAGCTTCGCGTTACGGAGGGTGATCGAGTTGTCGTTACGCTCCATAACAAGGACATCGAGGACGGTGTTACGATTCATTGGCACGGGATTGCTGTTCCATGCTCACAGGATGGTATTGCGGGAGTCACGCAGGATGCCGTGCCACCGGGAGGACAGTTTACGTATACATTTATCGCAACGACACCGGGCACGTACTGGTACCACTCCCACCAGATGAGCTCAATTCAGGCTAGCAAAGGACTTCTGGGCGCGCTGATCATCGAGCCTAAGCAGCAACCTGAATCCAATCCTTCGACAACGGAGGCGACAGCCCTCTATCAACAACTGGGCTCTAACATGCTGGTGAACGGAAGCACGAATGGACTGTCGGTCCCGGGCAAACCGGGCGAACAAGTCAGACTTAGGTTGATCAATGCGGGTAATGGAACGATGGAATTCGACGTCGATGGGGCCCCCTTCCGGGTCATGGCTATGGATGGACATGATTTGAACAACCCTGGACTGCTTAACGGAACGATTGTTCCGGTAGGTGCGGGACAGCGTTATGATTTGCTCATTAAAGTTCCGGAGTTGGGGCAAGTCGTCGTTAATAGCCCTGAGAGCTCGCCGATTACGATAGGCAGCGGAATCCAACCGCAGCATTCGGAAGGTGGGCAGTTATTCTCATTCGTCGATTACGGCACGCCATTACCTAACGATCCCGCCCTGCATATCGAGCCCGATCGACGTTTCGAGCTCAGGCTAGGCCAAACCCTGTTTACCAAGTCTATTAACGGAAAGTCCTTCCATGAGATTCCTCCGATGACCGTAAAGAAAGGAGATCATATTCTCATCACAGTCTCCAACGAAGGCGGAGGAGACCATCCTTTCCATATTCATGGGCATGTGTTCCGCGTCCTAAGCAGGGACGGTGTTGCCTTGCAAGGCAGCCCGGTGTATCTCGATACACTCCTAACAAAGAAGGGCGAGATCTACGAGCTGATGTTGGAAGCCAACAATCCGGGCCTCTGGATGGCGCACTGCCACGATCTCAAGCATGCCTCGATGGGCATGAGCATGATGATTAATTACGAAGGTATCACGACGCCGTACCGGGTGGGAACCCAGTCAGGCAATCTTCCTGACCTATAG
- a CDS encoding NAD(P)H-binding protein — protein sequence MLKGMVVRAGSGWGRVLVKRLIEENVEVVAYSSSQRKLETLQMNISSPLLRIVRGDVGNPDELLDAANGVNVIFCGVYLTYDDKPEKVHQMLEFVRSVSAAIGAKLVIVEGVYRPADVKESANVPCPNSMRIFSPELYGEAASNTLIHYALRKIVQGKSVKLPIDPSIRRDYLFVDDAARYAYELASTESAYGGNWHLCGNGSISQAELLDFAGSVVQVAPRFESIGRLQQRLLQWYEPKTRIELVNYERLGKDYGTTSMAYDGVSPTSYQEGIALTVKHMMDKYVAKESTGS from the coding sequence ATGTTAAAAGGAATGGTAGTTAGAGCAGGCAGCGGTTGGGGAAGGGTGCTTGTCAAACGATTGATCGAGGAGAATGTCGAAGTCGTCGCCTATTCCAGCTCGCAACGGAAGCTGGAAACCCTGCAGATGAACATCTCCTCCCCTCTTCTGCGAATAGTGAGAGGAGATGTCGGTAACCCGGACGAACTGCTAGACGCCGCGAACGGCGTGAACGTTATTTTCTGCGGAGTCTACTTAACCTACGATGACAAGCCGGAAAAAGTCCACCAGATGCTCGAATTCGTTCGGAGCGTCTCCGCGGCAATCGGAGCTAAATTGGTAATCGTGGAAGGGGTCTATCGACCTGCCGACGTGAAGGAATCGGCGAACGTCCCCTGTCCTAATTCGATGCGAATCTTCAGTCCAGAGTTGTATGGCGAGGCCGCTTCCAACACGCTTATTCATTACGCGCTTCGTAAAATTGTTCAAGGGAAGTCCGTCAAGCTGCCCATTGATCCATCCATCAGAAGAGATTATCTATTCGTAGATGATGCCGCCAGGTATGCATATGAGCTGGCTTCGACGGAATCCGCGTATGGGGGTAATTGGCATCTCTGTGGTAATGGCTCGATCTCGCAAGCGGAGCTCCTTGACTTTGCGGGTTCAGTTGTTCAAGTAGCGCCGCGGTTCGAGTCCATCGGAAGGTTGCAGCAGCGTTTGCTGCAGTGGTATGAGCCGAAGACGAGGATCGAGTTGGTTAACTATGAGCGACTCGGCAAGGATTATGGAACCACTAGCATGGCGTATGACGGAGTATCACCAACCTCGTATCAAGAGGGGATAGCCTTAACGGTTAAGCACATGATGGATAAGTATGTAGCAAAGGAGTCCACAGGTAGTTAA
- a CDS encoding TetR/AcrR family transcriptional regulator produces the protein MAKSEATSVNRKSDIISAAIEVFAEVGYFRATTAQVAKRAKISQPYVFRFFATKETLLLAALEASWSRVIESFRQVVETTSPELLETKLIQEYVNIQAMYQNEMLLQMQAQTIREDAIQQTMCNAYKDIRNMILVAFRDAGMENAEERAMLFLARGVLCNVAVAINLPELMKG, from the coding sequence ATGGCTAAATCAGAAGCAACATCGGTGAATCGCAAATCCGATATTATTTCCGCGGCGATCGAAGTGTTCGCGGAAGTTGGCTATTTTCGGGCTACGACGGCACAGGTGGCCAAAAGGGCGAAAATCTCGCAGCCCTACGTATTCCGATTCTTTGCGACCAAGGAAACTCTGCTATTAGCCGCGCTGGAGGCATCTTGGAGCCGGGTAATTGAATCGTTCCGCCAGGTGGTGGAGACGACTTCTCCGGAATTGCTAGAGACGAAGCTTATTCAGGAGTATGTGAACATTCAAGCGATGTACCAGAACGAGATGCTCTTGCAGATGCAGGCACAGACCATTAGGGAGGACGCCATCCAACAGACGATGTGCAACGCCTATAAGGATATCCGCAATATGATTCTGGTGGCGTTCCGTGATGCCGGTATGGAAAATGCTGAAGAACGGGCGATGCTGTTCCTCGCACGTGGAGTGCTGTGCAATGTTGCCGTCGCGATTAATCTACCCGAATTGATGAAGGGATAA
- a CDS encoding SRPBCC family protein → MEKTIVIGATGTEAAITEELVKREARTNIDVNRKAQVIVDLSIEIEAPQEIVWRIQTGIDQWPTWQKYVTQSRLSGPIALGSTFQWETHGLPIVSTILEVDPMRRIVWGGPALGIEGIHVWTITPTAKGVVVHTIESWDGPPVAADPDSMHVALTSSLNAWLADLKTTAEAAN, encoded by the coding sequence ATGGAAAAAACGATTGTAATTGGAGCAACAGGGACGGAAGCAGCAATAACGGAAGAACTTGTTAAACGGGAGGCACGGACCAACATCGATGTCAACCGAAAGGCCCAGGTCATAGTGGACCTTTCCATTGAAATCGAGGCTCCACAAGAGATCGTATGGCGGATACAGACTGGCATCGACCAATGGCCAACTTGGCAGAAATACGTTACCCAATCGCGGTTATCCGGTCCAATCGCGTTGGGAAGCACCTTCCAGTGGGAAACACATGGGCTTCCTATCGTCTCCACCATTCTTGAGGTAGACCCTATGCGACGCATCGTTTGGGGAGGGCCGGCGCTAGGCATCGAGGGAATCCACGTATGGACCATTACTCCCACCGCCAAAGGGGTCGTCGTGCATACCATTGAGTCCTGGGACGGTCCGCCAGTAGCAGCTGACCCCGACAGCATGCACGTGGCACTCACGTCCTCGCTCAATGCCTGGCTTGCCGATCTCAAGACGACTGCCGAGGCGGCCAACTAA
- a CDS encoding cache domain-containing sensor histidine kinase, translated as MIRNMKFQNKLMAGYLLACLIPLLCVSAIIFHQAAASLENSSQEFAALYTSQIKTSLNEFVKEYDKVTKSVLVDNKLIYNLGDEQSLSMNELVNQRVAVQSMLMRVTLLKSEINTVMLVSRDNSVYQYSAATSRVNGEALLSQEWYKPLRNSAEPFFITGLHDRSYYEDKGAGAVVTVGRVLFSSGGAYAGLLLIDLDPFALLQLDHEFVLARDKYGMSVIISNRQEEIVYHSDAASGQLSWKQVLESGVGDSMDNGDDDRIILSGSTAQGNLLIKTEIPRSKLLQKINQIKGMTVIVIVLSSLIITLISFGLSFTITRPIKALRRSMKQAEAGQYVPIEKEQSGDEIGSLVQSYNNMILTIRSLIKDVYIAEIKQRQAKFIALQNQINPHMLYNTLESIRMKALVNDDEEAADMITILACMFRLALGKEGSRHSVKHELEYTANYLQLQNIRFDNMFQLNIKVPEEMLHCHIIPLVIQPIVENSINHGFLDYSRPMHIEIEGVWTEERDILIRITDDGGGMSLEKQVELLATLENAQSDKYKLDEIDEPKSQGLGLKNIAERIKLQYGDRYYLKIRSGVNRGTMVEILIPKIQGV; from the coding sequence ATGATTAGAAACATGAAGTTCCAAAACAAACTAATGGCAGGCTACCTTCTGGCTTGTCTAATTCCTCTGCTCTGTGTAAGCGCCATTATCTTTCACCAAGCGGCAGCTAGTCTTGAGAACTCCTCTCAAGAGTTCGCCGCTTTGTACACGTCCCAAATTAAAACATCTTTGAATGAATTTGTGAAAGAATATGATAAGGTCACGAAGTCGGTTCTGGTCGATAACAAATTGATTTACAACCTCGGAGATGAACAAAGTTTATCCATGAACGAGTTGGTTAACCAAAGGGTTGCCGTCCAGAGCATGCTGATGAGAGTTACATTGCTCAAATCGGAAATCAATACCGTGATGCTGGTCAGCCGAGATAACAGCGTTTATCAGTATTCGGCAGCAACGAGCCGAGTGAATGGGGAAGCGCTGTTATCGCAGGAGTGGTACAAGCCCCTTCGTAATTCAGCTGAGCCGTTTTTTATTACAGGGTTGCATGACCGGTCCTATTATGAGGATAAAGGGGCGGGAGCCGTCGTGACGGTAGGAAGGGTGTTGTTCAGCTCAGGAGGAGCGTATGCGGGCCTCCTTCTCATTGACCTGGACCCATTCGCGTTGCTGCAGCTTGATCATGAATTCGTCTTAGCTCGGGATAAATATGGTATGAGTGTCATTATCAGTAATCGTCAAGAAGAAATCGTTTACCATTCCGACGCGGCCAGCGGCCAGTTGTCATGGAAGCAGGTTCTCGAATCCGGCGTCGGAGACTCCATGGATAACGGAGACGATGATCGGATTATTTTATCTGGAAGTACCGCTCAAGGAAATTTGTTAATTAAAACTGAGATCCCGCGCTCAAAGCTGCTGCAGAAAATTAATCAGATCAAAGGAATGACCGTGATCGTGATCGTGTTGAGCAGTCTGATCATAACGCTTATCTCGTTTGGACTAAGTTTTACGATCACTAGACCTATCAAAGCGCTCCGCAGAAGCATGAAGCAGGCGGAAGCAGGCCAATATGTGCCCATAGAGAAAGAGCAGTCGGGCGACGAGATTGGAAGTCTGGTACAAAGTTATAACAATATGATTTTAACGATACGCTCCTTGATTAAAGACGTGTATATCGCGGAGATCAAACAACGCCAAGCCAAATTCATTGCGCTCCAGAATCAGATCAACCCCCATATGCTTTATAATACGCTCGAATCGATTCGCATGAAGGCGTTGGTCAATGATGACGAGGAAGCAGCCGATATGATAACGATTTTGGCCTGCATGTTTCGGCTTGCTTTGGGCAAGGAAGGCAGTCGCCATTCGGTGAAGCATGAATTGGAGTATACGGCTAATTATTTGCAGCTTCAAAATATCCGATTTGACAATATGTTTCAATTGAATATCAAGGTTCCCGAGGAGATGCTGCATTGCCATATCATCCCCCTCGTAATTCAGCCTATCGTGGAGAACAGCATCAATCATGGTTTCCTGGACTACAGTCGGCCTATGCATATTGAGATTGAAGGTGTTTGGACCGAAGAACGGGATATCCTCATCCGGATTACAGACGATGGGGGCGGTATGTCTTTAGAAAAGCAAGTGGAGCTGCTAGCTACTCTTGAGAATGCGCAGTCGGACAAATACAAGCTTGATGAGATCGATGAGCCGAAAAGTCAAGGGTTAGGCCTCAAAAATATCGCTGAACGCATTAAACTTCAATATGGAGATCGGTATTATTTGAAGATTCGTTCTGGCGTTAATCGAGGAACGATGGTTGAGATTTTAATCCCCAAGATTCAGGGAGTGTAA
- a CDS encoding SRPBCC family protein, with the protein MNRNFKLKTFTMSFLLLVIVLIGGVIFASRFDDSQQATIDVDRNAQVIVDLSIEIEAPKETVWRIQTAIDQWPAWQKNVSQARLSGPVALGSTFEWETHGLPIISTIREVDPMKRIVWGGPAQGIEGVHVWTITPTTKGVVVHTTESWNGPPVAADPDGMRAALTSSLNAWLVDLKTTAEAQKSIAIR; encoded by the coding sequence ATGAACAGAAATTTCAAGTTAAAAACCTTCACGATGAGCTTCCTTTTACTGGTGATCGTTCTGATTGGTGGGGTCATTTTCGCGAGTCGCTTTGATGATTCCCAGCAAGCTACCATCGATGTCGACCGAAACGCCCAGGTCATAGTGGACCTTTCTATCGAAATCGAGGCTCCAAAGGAAACCGTATGGCGGATACAGACTGCCATCGACCAATGGCCAGCTTGGCAGAAAAACGTCTCACAAGCGCGATTATCCGGTCCAGTCGCGTTGGGAAGCACCTTCGAGTGGGAGACGCATGGGCTACCCATTATTTCCACCATTCGTGAGGTCGACCCCATGAAACGCATCGTTTGGGGGGGGCCAGCACAAGGCATCGAAGGCGTCCACGTATGGACCATCACACCGACCACCAAAGGAGTCGTCGTGCATACAACTGAGTCTTGGAACGGTCCACCAGTAGCAGCTGACCCCGATGGCATGCGCGCGGCACTCACGTCCTCGCTCAATGCCTGGCTTGTTGATCTCAAGACGACTGCCGAGGCGCAGAAATCAATAGCAATTCGATAG
- a CDS encoding MFS transporter → MNSMVQPVTANRSYTLKYRWWALIALALAQFLVVLDASIVNIALPALGSELHLSTSTLSWVITAYVLPFGGLLLLGGRLSDRFGHRRLFMIGVTGFALASAAAGLATSGAWLLTARAVQGASAALLAPAALALVTKLFTNPRDRAKALGIWGAVAGIGSVAGVLLGGVLTDSLGWSSVFYVNVPVVALVLVAVPYLIPKDAHVERVSLDASGSATVTIGIVALVAALSGTDRVGWTSPQTLILAGLAVVLLGSFIFIEKRASNPLMPLGIFRNKSVTGGNLSMFLIGGATTGLFFALSVYMQQVLHYDALKAGLTQLPLAGSLVVIAGVVPAVVKVIGTRKTLAASLFLLAVGLIWLSFSPSDASFAVNLLGPSILMGIGLGGAFISGTELAVHGVADDEAGLASGFVNTSQQIGGAIGLAVLTTLASARIDRLLGDGVTEAQALTGGFSWVFLGAAAFALIGAIAVLVVVRPLPSFKVSD, encoded by the coding sequence ATGAATTCTATGGTTCAACCGGTAACCGCGAATCGTTCTTACACGTTGAAGTATCGGTGGTGGGCCCTGATCGCGCTGGCCCTCGCGCAATTCCTGGTCGTGCTGGATGCGTCCATCGTCAATATTGCGCTTCCCGCTCTCGGCTCGGAGCTTCATCTGAGCACTAGTACACTGAGTTGGGTCATTACGGCTTATGTATTACCCTTCGGGGGCTTGCTGCTTCTCGGCGGAAGGCTGTCGGATCGCTTCGGGCATCGCAGGTTATTCATGATCGGGGTGACTGGATTCGCACTTGCGTCAGCCGCGGCTGGTCTGGCTACCTCGGGAGCTTGGCTGCTCACGGCGAGAGCGGTTCAAGGCGCATCGGCCGCCCTACTCGCCCCGGCTGCTCTGGCTCTCGTTACGAAGCTGTTCACGAATCCGCGGGATCGGGCCAAGGCACTCGGCATCTGGGGTGCAGTTGCAGGTATTGGCAGTGTGGCGGGCGTCTTGTTGGGCGGTGTACTGACAGATTCGCTTGGTTGGTCTTCAGTGTTCTATGTGAATGTCCCTGTAGTAGCTTTGGTTCTGGTGGCGGTTCCTTATCTTATTCCCAAAGATGCGCACGTCGAACGAGTAAGTCTGGATGCGTCAGGGTCCGCTACGGTAACGATTGGAATCGTAGCACTAGTCGCCGCGCTCTCCGGTACGGATCGGGTCGGGTGGACGTCCCCGCAGACACTGATTCTCGCAGGCTTGGCGGTTGTGCTGCTTGGATCGTTCATCTTCATTGAGAAGCGCGCTTCGAATCCGCTTATGCCGCTAGGCATCTTCCGCAACAAATCCGTAACGGGCGGCAATCTGTCGATGTTCCTTATCGGAGGAGCAACGACAGGACTGTTCTTCGCTCTCTCGGTTTACATGCAGCAAGTGCTTCATTATGATGCGTTAAAAGCAGGCCTTACCCAGCTCCCGCTGGCTGGCTCGCTAGTCGTGATTGCCGGAGTAGTTCCGGCTGTGGTCAAGGTTATTGGAACGCGCAAGACGCTGGCGGCGTCACTGTTTCTGCTTGCCGTAGGCCTGATTTGGCTCTCCTTTTCGCCTAGCGACGCTTCGTTCGCTGTTAATCTGCTAGGCCCATCCATCTTGATGGGAATTGGATTGGGAGGAGCCTTCATCTCCGGAACGGAACTAGCGGTCCACGGCGTGGCGGACGATGAAGCGGGGCTAGCAAGCGGCTTTGTCAATACGAGCCAACAGATCGGTGGAGCCATCGGACTCGCGGTGCTTACGACGTTAGCCTCGGCTCGCATCGATCGCTTGCTTGGCGACGGGGTAACCGAAGCGCAAGCATTAACCGGCGGTTTTTCCTGGGTGTTCCTCGGAGCTGCTGCATTCGCGCTCATCGGGGCAATAGCGGTCCTCGTGGTTGTGCGACCACTGCCCTCTTTTAAAGTTAGTGATTGA
- a CDS encoding helix-turn-helix domain-containing protein, with protein MRLILVDDEKGIVNGLKKMIGRSIPECEVVGEAYNGLEGFQFIQKLQPDIVITDIRMPRADGLDMIKMLKDEGSLTKFILLSGYADFEYARRGMQLGVQFYINKPVIEKQLRDCVHQVMESIRTERAKLREVDDLKQEAHSRIQENALRDILDLGSDHTDLVEELLRIAQIPTEGTSFACVLLEFDGNVDALKEFGLQSFFYKIDNALSQYRKVYRFRYTGAQVAVVVTHEKSIKYEELIRAINVMKAGVYRELSLSMTVGIGALKKRAFEIGQSFDEARHALSFKIIKGAGAVIPFQEIVNLTGRSHFVPEEMIAKLEAGLDNMDEGGCVDIIREVFRGMEAQASISPADLQFHCLNILLSSVRKMSFQQLQQNDFLSRHILSLEGISRFRTLEHLEEWMVEVIRGIISFKLKHNIPKKKIIIAEIKEYVSTHYNEPISLADLAARFFISPHYLSQFFKQKTGDTYVNFLTGVRIDKAKELLEHTDLKVYEISQMVGYSDSQHFSRLFERLTGCKPSEYRKNLPKI; from the coding sequence ATGAGATTGATCTTGGTGGACGATGAGAAAGGCATTGTGAACGGTCTCAAAAAAATGATTGGTCGCTCTATTCCGGAATGTGAGGTTGTCGGTGAGGCTTATAACGGTTTGGAAGGGTTCCAATTCATTCAGAAGCTGCAGCCGGACATTGTCATTACGGATATTAGAATGCCGCGAGCAGACGGTCTTGACATGATCAAAATGCTGAAAGATGAGGGCAGCCTAACTAAATTCATTCTCTTAAGCGGATATGCCGATTTTGAGTACGCTCGAAGAGGTATGCAGCTCGGAGTGCAATTTTACATTAACAAACCTGTGATTGAGAAGCAGCTGCGTGACTGCGTTCATCAGGTTATGGAGTCGATTCGTACGGAGAGAGCGAAACTTCGGGAGGTTGACGATTTGAAGCAAGAGGCTCACAGCCGAATACAGGAGAACGCTTTGCGCGACATTCTTGATCTCGGAAGTGATCACACAGACCTTGTGGAAGAGCTTCTTCGGATTGCCCAGATCCCAACGGAAGGAACAAGCTTTGCGTGTGTCCTGCTTGAATTTGACGGTAATGTTGATGCCTTGAAGGAATTTGGACTTCAATCTTTCTTTTATAAAATAGACAATGCCCTAAGCCAGTACCGGAAAGTGTACCGTTTTCGTTATACAGGAGCTCAGGTGGCCGTGGTGGTTACCCATGAGAAATCCATCAAGTACGAGGAACTGATCCGGGCGATAAATGTTATGAAGGCTGGGGTATACCGGGAGTTAAGTCTGTCCATGACCGTAGGAATTGGCGCGCTTAAGAAGCGGGCTTTCGAAATAGGTCAATCCTTTGATGAAGCACGTCATGCATTAAGCTTCAAAATTATCAAGGGAGCAGGTGCCGTGATCCCGTTTCAAGAGATCGTGAATCTGACGGGACGGAGTCACTTTGTTCCTGAAGAGATGATAGCCAAGCTGGAGGCTGGTCTCGACAACATGGACGAAGGGGGATGCGTGGACATTATTAGAGAGGTTTTTCGTGGGATGGAAGCACAGGCTAGCATAAGTCCGGCAGATCTCCAATTTCATTGCTTAAATATCCTTTTATCGAGCGTGCGCAAGATGTCTTTTCAGCAACTGCAGCAAAACGATTTCCTGAGCCGCCATATCCTGTCTTTAGAGGGCATATCGCGGTTTCGGACGCTGGAACATTTGGAGGAATGGATGGTTGAGGTTATCAGAGGAATTATTTCGTTCAAATTGAAGCATAATATTCCTAAGAAGAAGATTATCATCGCCGAGATTAAGGAATACGTTTCGACTCATTACAATGAGCCGATTAGCCTTGCCGATTTAGCCGCACGCTTTTTCATCAGCCCCCATTATTTAAGCCAGTTTTTCAAACAAAAAACGGGGGACACTTATGTAAATTTTTTGACAGGGGTCCGAATCGACAAAGCGAAAGAATTGCTTGAGCATACCGATTTGAAAGTGTACGAGATCAGCCAAATGGTAGGCTACTCCGATTCGCAGCATTTTTCCCGATTGTTTGAGAGGCTGACAGGGTGCAAGCCAAGTGAGTATCGTAAAAATCTTCCAAAAATTTAA
- a CDS encoding SRPBCC family protein, translating to MDTVDVDRKAQVIVHLSIEIEATKETVWRIQTDIEQWPTWQKDISHVQLSGLIAVGNVFHWETHGLNIASTIHEVIPMRRIVWGGTGARYRGRSRVELHAYPPRNPRAYH from the coding sequence ATGGACACGGTCGATGTCGACCGAAAAGCACAAGTCATCGTCCACCTGTCCATTGAAATCGAGGCTACAAAAGAGACCGTATGGAGGATCCAGACTGATATCGAGCAGTGGCCAACTTGGCAGAAAGACATCTCTCATGTGCAGCTATCTGGTCTGATCGCAGTAGGAAACGTGTTCCATTGGGAGACTCATGGGCTGAACATTGCCTCCACCATCCACGAGGTAATCCCGATGCGTCGTATCGTATGGGGGGGGACCGGCGCACGGTATCGAGGGCGTTCACGAGTGGAGCTTCACGCCTACCCCCCAAGGAATCCTCGTGCATACCACTGA
- a CDS encoding GNAT family N-acetyltransferase, whose amino-acid sequence MKVVNAIKDDLIVWLELASEVEYLFGPMVSDPKFIQAIEKNINQCSAFCVREKDGLPGSRLLGGVLFSSAGAPSYKIGWLAVSSRARNKGIATELLRHILKLVDVPAEISVTTFGDEIPDGRPARKLYQKFGFVPQEESIPNGPEGGSRQKFKLIIK is encoded by the coding sequence ATGAAAGTTGTGAATGCTATAAAGGATGATCTGATCGTATGGTTGGAATTGGCCTCTGAAGTTGAGTACTTATTTGGTCCAATGGTAAGTGATCCAAAATTTATTCAGGCAATAGAGAAAAATATTAATCAATGCAGTGCATTTTGTGTGAGGGAAAAAGATGGATTGCCAGGATCACGCTTACTCGGTGGAGTTTTATTTTCGTCAGCAGGTGCCCCAAGCTATAAGATTGGGTGGCTAGCTGTTTCATCTCGAGCGAGAAACAAAGGTATAGCAACGGAACTACTAAGACATATATTGAAACTTGTTGATGTCCCAGCAGAAATATCAGTTACTACATTTGGCGATGAAATTCCAGACGGACGACCTGCAAGGAAGTTATATCAGAAGTTCGGATTTGTGCCTCAAGAGGAGTCAATTCCAAATGGTCCAGAAGGCGGCAGTCGTCAAAAATTCAAACTAATCATCAAATAG
- a CDS encoding TetR/AcrR family transcriptional regulator — translation MMKDAKISFNRRTNIISAAIEVFAEIGYYRATTAQVAQRVRISQPYVFRFFATKEKLLLSALEVSWSRIIESFRQVVELAPLERLEVELIAAYEKITEYYRKEVFLQMQAMTIQEEAIQEAMRYGFREVHRIVFEAFHEAKIPNSEERTMLFLARGMLCNIAEAIGMPELKET, via the coding sequence GTGATGAAAGATGCGAAGATATCCTTTAATCGCCGAACCAACATTATTTCAGCAGCAATAGAAGTGTTTGCCGAAATCGGTTATTACAGAGCCACTACGGCACAGGTGGCGCAGCGGGTTCGAATTTCGCAGCCTTACGTATTTCGCTTCTTTGCCACGAAGGAGAAGTTGTTGCTGTCGGCGCTTGAGGTCTCTTGGTCGCGGATTATCGAGTCCTTCCGCCAAGTGGTCGAGTTAGCGCCTTTGGAGCGGCTAGAAGTCGAACTGATCGCAGCCTACGAGAAAATAACGGAATACTATCGCAAGGAAGTATTTCTACAGATGCAGGCGATGACGATTCAAGAAGAAGCAATCCAAGAGGCCATGCGGTACGGGTTCCGGGAGGTGCACCGAATCGTGTTTGAAGCATTCCATGAAGCGAAGATTCCGAATTCTGAAGAGAGAACGATGCTATTCCTGGCTAGAGGGATGCTATGTAACATCGCGGAAGCAATAGGTATGCCCGAATTAAAAGAAACGTAA